The Rhodopseudomonas palustris genome window below encodes:
- a CDS encoding thiazole synthase has protein sequence MVKFYDREFGSRLLIGSALYPSPAIMQDSIRESGAEIVTVSLRRETAGGKAGDQFWSLIRELGVTVLPNTAGCRGVRDAVTTAKLARELFATSWIKLEVIADNDTLQPDVVGLVEAASILIKDGFEVFPYCTEDLSVALRLVDAGCRVIMPWAAPIGSARGIVSRDALKLLRDRLPDITLVVDAGLGAPSHAAEAMELGYDAVLLNTAIAKAEDPVTMARGFKLAVEAGRTGFEAGLMGARDFASPSTPVIGTPFWHAVS, from the coding sequence ATGGTGAAATTCTACGACCGCGAATTCGGCTCCCGCCTCTTGATCGGCAGCGCGCTGTATCCCTCGCCGGCGATCATGCAGGACTCGATCCGCGAGTCTGGCGCCGAGATCGTCACGGTGTCGCTGCGGCGCGAGACCGCGGGCGGCAAGGCCGGCGATCAGTTCTGGTCGCTGATCCGCGAACTCGGCGTCACCGTGCTGCCGAACACCGCCGGCTGCCGCGGCGTGCGCGACGCGGTAACCACCGCCAAGCTGGCGCGCGAGCTATTTGCCACCTCCTGGATCAAGCTGGAAGTCATCGCCGACAACGACACGCTGCAGCCGGATGTCGTCGGCTTAGTCGAAGCAGCTTCGATCCTGATCAAGGATGGCTTCGAGGTGTTTCCCTATTGCACCGAGGATCTGTCGGTGGCGCTGCGGCTGGTCGATGCCGGCTGCCGGGTGATCATGCCGTGGGCGGCGCCGATCGGCAGCGCGCGCGGCATCGTTAGTCGCGACGCGCTGAAGCTGCTGCGCGATCGGCTGCCTGATATCACGTTGGTGGTCGATGCCGGCCTCGGCGCGCCGAGCCACGCCGCGGAAGCGATGGAGCTCGGCTACGACGCCGTGCTGCTCAACACCGCGATCGCCAAGGCCGAAGATCCGGTGACGATGGCGCGCGGCTTCAAGCTGGCGGTCGAGGCCGGCCGCACCGGATTCGAAGCGGGGCTGATGGGCGCCCGCGATTTCGCTTCGCCCTCCACCCCTGTGATCGGGACACCGTTCTGGCATGCCGTATCCTGA
- a CDS encoding thiamine phosphate synthase, with product MPYPDRFYPVVDSIAWVKRLAALGVGTVQLRAKDLDDGAALQLVTDALAAVKDTSVKLIINDYWRAAIVAGAQHLHLGQEDLAEADLAEIRSAGLTLGLSTHDDAELETALAAEPDYIALGPIFPTTLKSMRFAPQGIPKITEWKKRVGNIPLVAIGGIKLEQAEEIFAAGADSIAVVSDVTQNPDPDARVRAWLDFVAEKA from the coding sequence ATGCCGTATCCTGACCGTTTCTATCCCGTCGTCGACAGCATCGCGTGGGTCAAACGCCTCGCCGCGCTCGGCGTCGGCACCGTGCAGCTCCGCGCCAAGGACCTCGACGACGGCGCCGCACTGCAGCTCGTCACCGACGCGCTCGCGGCGGTGAAGGACACCAGCGTCAAGCTGATCATCAACGACTACTGGCGCGCCGCGATCGTCGCCGGCGCCCAGCATCTGCATCTCGGCCAGGAAGACCTCGCCGAGGCGGACCTCGCCGAGATCCGCAGCGCCGGGCTGACGCTCGGCCTCTCCACCCACGACGACGCCGAACTCGAAACCGCGCTCGCCGCCGAGCCGGACTACATCGCGCTCGGCCCGATCTTCCCGACCACGCTGAAATCGATGCGGTTTGCCCCGCAGGGCATTCCGAAGATCACCGAATGGAAGAAGCGCGTCGGCAACATCCCGCTGGTCGCGATCGGCGGCATCAAGCTGGAGCAGGCCGAAGAGATCTTCGCCGCCGGCGCCGACTCGATCGCGGTGGTCAGTGACGTGACGCAGAACCCCGATCCAGACGCCCGCGTCCGCGCCTGGCTCGATTTCGTCGCCGAGAAGGCGTGA